A genomic segment from Streptomyces sp. NBC_00654 encodes:
- a CDS encoding histidine phosphatase family protein, producing MGELILVRHGETEWSRSGQHTSYTDLPLTDIGERQARALVPLLAGRNIALALVSPYVRARRTAELAGLTAPRVTPELREWDYGGYEGVTTVEIHRTRPLWNLWTDGVDPGTDAHPGESPHEVGARADLVLAGVRSATERTGDGDIVLVAHSHFLRVLIARYLGLTPAEGRLFQLATGALSRLGTEHGQPVVTALNLALPEGLSAAVGSEAR from the coding sequence ATGGGCGAGCTGATCCTGGTCCGGCACGGCGAGACCGAGTGGTCCCGCTCCGGGCAGCACACGAGCTACACCGACCTGCCGCTGACGGACATCGGTGAACGCCAGGCCCGCGCACTCGTCCCGCTCCTGGCCGGCCGGAACATCGCGCTCGCCCTGGTCAGCCCGTACGTACGGGCCCGCCGCACCGCCGAGCTGGCCGGGCTGACCGCGCCCCGGGTCACCCCGGAGCTGCGCGAGTGGGACTACGGCGGCTACGAGGGCGTGACCACCGTGGAGATCCACCGCACCCGCCCCCTGTGGAACCTGTGGACCGACGGTGTCGACCCCGGCACCGACGCACACCCGGGGGAGAGCCCGCACGAGGTCGGCGCACGGGCGGACCTGGTCCTCGCGGGGGTGCGGTCGGCCACCGAACGGACCGGGGACGGGGACATTGTGCTCGTCGCGCACTCGCACTTCCTGCGCGTCCTCATCGCCCGCTATCTCGGGCTGACCCCGGCGGAGGGGCGGCTCTTCCAGCTGGCGACGGGCGCCCTCTCCCGGCTCGGTACGGAGCACGGGCAGCCGGTCGTCACCGCGCTGAACCTGGCACTTCCCGAAGGGCTGTCGGCGGCCGTGGGCAGCGAGGCCCGCTGA